A single Acidobacteriaceae bacterium DNA region contains:
- a CDS encoding recombinase family protein → MNGKFVSYLRVSTQRQGKSGLGLEAQREAVAGFLDGGKWTLVSELVEVESGKRSDRPELAKALSLCRLHRATLLVAKLDRLARNVAFISTLMESGVKFVAVDLPQANELTVHIMAAMAEYEAKAISARTKAALAAAKSRGTELGGLRWDITQVGHKGRKAALRTRHENAAKYRADVLPLIQEKQRQGLVTLRAIAEALNAEGTPAPRGGQWSAVQVQRILKYAA, encoded by the coding sequence ATGAATGGGAAGTTCGTCAGCTACTTGAGGGTTTCGACACAGCGGCAGGGCAAGAGCGGCCTCGGCCTAGAAGCTCAGCGTGAGGCCGTAGCAGGCTTTCTGGACGGCGGCAAGTGGACGCTGGTATCTGAATTGGTTGAAGTCGAGAGCGGCAAGCGTAGCGACCGCCCAGAGCTGGCAAAAGCCCTCTCCCTTTGCCGTCTGCATCGCGCGACCTTGTTGGTCGCGAAGCTCGATAGACTCGCGCGTAACGTCGCGTTCATCTCCACCCTCATGGAGAGCGGCGTCAAGTTCGTTGCGGTGGACCTGCCACAAGCAAACGAGCTCACGGTTCACATCATGGCGGCGATGGCGGAGTACGAAGCCAAAGCCATCAGCGCCCGCACGAAGGCTGCGCTCGCCGCTGCTAAGTCGCGTGGAACAGAGCTAGGCGGTCTACGTTGGGACATCACTCAGGTGGGGCATAAAGGACGCAAAGCAGCTCTGCGGACCCGCCACGAGAACGCGGCCAAATACCGGGCGGATGTGCTGCCTCTCATTCAAGAGAAGCAGCGCCAAGGGTTGGTCACACTGAGAGCGATTGCAGAAGCGTTGAATGCTGAGGGAACACCTGCGCCGCGTGGCGGTCAATGGTCCGCTGTTCAAGTGCAACGCATTCTGAAGTACGCCGCGTAG